A segment of the Cotesia glomerata isolate CgM1 linkage group LG2, MPM_Cglom_v2.3, whole genome shotgun sequence genome:
TCaagtaagtaatttttgaaattcattCGAATTTTCTTAGTGcttttcaaacatttttaatcaatCACTAGATTTTGATATCTGGTGGCTCTTTTAATGGAAAATGATTGAAATTTACTTGTGTCTTCAAATTCTTTTCAATTAATTGCACtacataaataacaaataatatcaaacttttaatttattcttatcaAATTAACATGGTGTTGGTCGTTAgaattacagaaaattttattgataaaaattactttattttctttattcactcttacataaataatccataaaaaatattaaaattaaataaaaacatatttacAAAGCCTAATGCAAATATTACTTAACTTTATGTGCTTATTTGACAGATCTTAGCAATAAAAAAGGGTTCCATGACAAAATCTCCCTGAAATTGCAGGTTAAGATTGaactttttagtagatttcatagaaatctaactattgcatttgtcctcatgacgcaacttttgaaaaattttgttattttctgactcagttcgTCAAgctgattcagaaaatgctATTAGTTTCAAAGttcatatatgtatgtatttatatatatatatatatatatatatatatatatatatatatatatatatatatatatatatatatatatatatatatatatatatacgatataacgcggcttatcCGGACGATAGCGTCTCTAATTTATAATGGATCTTttccaaactcaacatacttaatCTTTAGACGGATACTAAGGccaagttcaaagatgagctCAATCGTTTAAGTAGTTCAGAAATTAtaggatttcaaaattttcaaaatcataaaaatttatattttggcGGATTCTTTCGcggataacttttgaatgaaataactgattgaatttttgtaaattgtattttaaagcCCGTTAAACGAGCTTCAATTTCcatagtattttattttcctacttaaaataacctattcgtctgtaggtttttaatgaaattttacttttgtagTCGTTTTTTCGATCAATTTGTCTCTACTTTCATCTCCATTCCCagtccttaaataaataaataattacgtaataattattattattaatgtttatgattaaaattagctGTTcgtgaaatctacttccatttcggctgccgaatggccttttttttttattgaacctCAAAATCATTTGGTTGTATAGCTATATAATTCTGATTGCATTCATTTGCCGCCATGGCTTTAATAGATACGTATATCATTTTGTTTTGTATAGCGGTTATCGGCAATTTCGTTTTTTCAGGCTTACGATTGCAAATTTTCCATAAATTTTCACACCCATCTACTTTTTCGACGTCCAAAATGAGAGTCTCCATCGATgctacattattttttaataaaaatctaataatttgAGCCATTCTTCCGTCTCTCAACCTAATAAATGAGTTATTTGTTTTCTTGACTTGGGTGTAAAATTGACcgtgatacatttttttttttgtataaacagcgataataaaaagaaacagAGCTTTTTGGAGCTTGTCCAAAAACAGGGTCCAGTAATACCGCGCCATTTACTGAACGTTCAGCACTAGATACTTTCTCTCGTTTTCTATCAATTATATCATTACAAAATTGCCGACATAACTCGTTAGGTTCATCATGTAGTAtgacttgaaaattattgtCACGTAATGTCCTATTTGCCATTTGATTAATTGCCCCATTCGGACCCGTtactttttgttttaaattgaaaatattgttttcaaaTGCATATGTTGATGTTGCCCATGACGGACCATTTTTCCTCACACTCTGTACCATATGTAATAAACAATGCACATTAAATGTCATAAACGAAGCTCCATAAAAGTTTTGGCAATCGTATACAAATTGGAGTAGATTCATTTCGCAACTCAACAAATCATCTTCAGTCATGTTCACCGAAAGAAGTTTGAATATACTTGAGACGAATAGTTTGTATGAATCAAGCAAATCTTGACGTAATATTCCGCTTAATACAGGAATGCTGTAAAATAATAACCACGACCGCCATTCTGTAGCTTTCcgtgattgtttttttaacaatattcgTGGAGTTCGATGAATCTCATTAGTTGGCTGGATATTTGTTAATCGAGCATTAATTAGTTTTCTTTGATCGGCTGATAGAAATTCCTTGCTCCACTTGTTCCAAAGCTGACGCTCCACACCCAATAAGACGCCGTGCATGTAATCATGAGGATAGCCCCAAACACAATCAAAATTTGGAAGTGATGCCAGAACACTTGAACCTTTAATGCCGTTAACTgtgtatttttcatttttttttgttttccgGAGCTTCTCAATATCTTTTTTATGTTTCTCCACATCCTTCAAATAGCTGTCATGGTCACGTTCCTTTGGAATGTCAGCTGTCAATGGATACTTCATAACTTTAGAAGTGGTTGCTCCACGCTGATAGCACCAACTACAGCCGAAGAATCCATTAAATTGTAATCTGTTTTGTAAAACAGGCCGAGCTACTGAATCCAcacgaaaagaaaaaattttcacaaactAGGTTTTAATGCATCCGCTCTTTGAGACAATTTTCAAGCCCTCGACTGTCAGCTTTTTAATTTGcgcaataaataaatctaagtAGAGATTCATGAAATCAGCTTTTGGCTCAATCGAAGTGTACCATAAACCAGCCAAAAGCATAAATTTATGGCGGAACTTTTGCGgtatttcattaataatacatTGGATTGgccaaaagctattttttccGCTTTTAAATAGCGGTGCTCCATCAAGATTCACATTTAATGTCAACACAGTGTTATTCTCATCATTTTTTGTCCAAATGAATTCATCATTTATATATCGTTCACTATCATATACGTCACTTATACTCCCGTTGGTGAAATTTGGGCGATTCTTCACGTTATTTTCAATCTCTTGTTGGATAAAttcattagataaaaaatgttgaagTTGAGATTGCATGTCGAgcgtaacaaaaaaatttccttcttTTTTCGAAGTTTTATATTTCGCGTTGCACTTATCACATTTTACTTCACGCTGGATATTTTTACTGATTGGTATAGGCTTGGTCAATGATGCATTACATTTTGTGCAATGAAATACATATTCGGCCGCTGAACTGAGtggattaaataatttgttcattaaatatttcgaAGTGtccaaatatttaaattctggTCCCgatacaaatttaattagttcCAGAAGCGCCTGATGCACTTCATCTGATAAATTAAAGCCCACAATGATCGCCATTACAGCTGTAAACACCTGCCAAACTGATAAGTTTGCTGATTTAAACATTATCAGATTTTTTAAACCATTAATAGTCTCTTTAATGTCCGTTGAATCATGTTGTGTTTCCCAATTTTGGACATTAATATTTTCGGTAGTTTCCTCGTCACTACTCTCAAACACCACTTCGACCAACTCTGCAATTGTTGAATCATTCACATAATTCGGCtcatctgaaaataataataataataatgtatttttaaaatgttatgCTTCAAATTGTAatggaaaatattaattataacctTGCTAATCACGGAATGGTGGAATGATTAAAGTTTCATTgaacttgaataaaaaattcgtaTCAATGTTACTCTAGAAATTTAATGAGGTGTTTTCAATTGACCAATATGTATTGTTTTTTACTGAGAacataaaattgatattaattttacaacaaGTACTCTAAttcagttttataaaaaagacaAAACTTTCTAACTTTGTTTTGTATATTATGTAACATCGGTATTCAAATTAGtttgataataattgtaaGAAAGCGACTaaaataatcaagtaaaatgATCGAATTGCAATTTAGTACAttttttgcacgactcatggtgcgaagcatcagagtgctttacgatcgaaaaaattttttcgcctcatttcgacaactatttttattattatacacttgttagttcacggaatcaagatctTTTGCATATTATTGTCAAGattatttaatggagattaattctatgcttttcaaaaatttattaaatgcaatagaaacggaaaaaagcGGTCACTGAAAAGTAATATTTCAGCTGGCGcctgtttataataataaacagcCTTTACATAACAGctgtttataataataaaaaaactaatatatattagtaataagttattataagcgttaatttatattattaatcttttaaaaattgtttgttaacACCGAAAAAATCCTATTATTTACgtaaaagaaaatttggaaaccggttgaccctaaaggccatccctggaacttcccgctacttctATAATTTTACTCTCAAAATTCCATTCATTAcaacgtttttgagctctctcagctcaaaaatagaaaatttttattattttgagctctccaagctcaaaagtaGTTGTTCTGTGCTTTCGAGTTCTTCGAGCTAAATAGTTTAATCCACAGACTCGGCAATTTGACACTGAGTACCGTTCAAAATATGTAATGTATGTTAAAGCCAGCATTTAAGCCAGCCTACCGAGTCACTATacccctgaataaaaaaaagtattgagacaaagaaaaaagtattgaaaagtattggttttctagtcaattcaatactttttaatattttttcttttgtctcaatacttttttttattcagggacTGTAAACAAAACCTTTTTTTAGgattcgaaaattttatattaattaatattaatttatatcaaaatgtTTGCTTTTCATCAATAAGTTACATCTCATTGAACTATATTAATTGACttttgatcaaattttatgatgcaacatatttttaattattaacccTTTCACGGTTTTAGGCGTGTTATGTCCacccgcaaatttttttttaaatttaaatcatccGCGCAGATGGAAGACTTCTTCATGCGTGAAagccacaataaaatataaactacgtGAAAGTGGCACCATGGCCGAGCGGACTAAGTCATTATCCCGTTAGTTCGTTCGCACATCATgccgtgaggcgagggttcgagccccgacggttgtTCGAATAGTTCTAACACCAACCGTCGGGGGTCACTCCGGTAGCCGAACTatactggcatgggttttttctgtggtttccccatcgccactattccaacaaccgatagaaaggggtaaggaatagggtaaatgcagtacagaaagcacaagtcggtccacagccgcattgAGAATAAAGTTATGTGCGAAACTCGAATGTGTAAAGAATAAGGATGTGATTATAAGAAAGACGTTGATAATATGTGTAAAGAAAGACGTTGATAATATGTGTGTGGAAAGACGTTGATAATATGTGTGTGTTGATAATAATGTAGTGAAACGGATGACTGGGGTCCAATAAGTCAGTATACCCACAAGACGGCAGCACAGTCGCTAGCGACAGCTACCATCTACTCAGCCTTGTAAAAATATGCCCAATATATACAAGTAAAAAGgagaataatatatataagctACGTGACTGCTGGTTAACTAGCGGGGGCTTCTGCAAACTCAGTAGCGCGAGTATTAGATATTGggctgtccgaattatttttcggTTActgaaaaattcctactgagtaaggtccccCCTCTCtctttatcttttatttccccagttcccaaatttgtctttaatgacaaatttagctatgaTATATGGCTATTTGTATTTACGgctaaagtattaaatataatcataGAGAACCAGAATCTctaagttctaatttgccctgcacttaggcgagagttTGGTCagtaagtaaattaaaatttcttaaaagataattttgcgcactttaccctacgggggactggaggacgttagctcaatctaaataaaattcattaatataaatttcgattaaataaaatttgtgaaagtgtaaaagttttaatgtttataaaaataaatatcaaaagaagTGAAATTTTGTTCGAGTTAGttcatttcataaaataagaAGCCCTTCAAATAAGCAGCCCATATCCATCCACTTCCATCCGCTGCAAGGACCAACCAGAGGGCCCATTCAAGGAAAAGGCGCTAATAGCAGCCTCGGAATCACGGATCCGGTAACAAGAAATAATCCTGCAAGTAGTAAGTACATCTACTCTCAATTAAAATCCGTGCCCAGTCTCAAACGAAGGCGTGGTAAATTCTTCCGTCGAAAACGTcccacataaataattaaaacaacggaATTAAAAACTCCATTACGTATTCTTTAAACTGTTAGTCCAAACCTCCACCGTTTACGCTACCTCTAAAAACGCCCTTGGACATAACAGGCGTTTCTCCCACTTTTTTCCCACTCGTGGGGCAAGGGAACT
Coding sequences within it:
- the LOC123260166 gene encoding uncharacterized protein LOC123260166 is translated as MKYPLTADIPKERDHDSYLKDVEKHKKDIEKLRKTKKNEKYTVNGIKGSSVLASLPNFDCVWGYPHDYMHGVLLGVERQLWNKWSKEFLSADQRKLINARLTNIQPTNEIHRTPRILLKKQSRKATEWRSWLLFYSIPVLSGILRQDLLDSYKLFVSSIFKLLSVNMTEDDLLSCEMNLLQFVYDCQNFYGASFMTFNVHCLLHMVQSVRKNGPSWATSTYAFENNIFNLKQKVTGPNGAINQMANRTLRDNNFQVILHDEPNELCRQFCNDIIDRKREKVSSAERSVNGAVLLDPVFGQAPKSSVSFYYRCLYKKKNVSRSILHPSQENK